A region of Stigmatopora nigra isolate UIUO_SnigA chromosome 6, RoL_Snig_1.1, whole genome shotgun sequence DNA encodes the following proteins:
- the LOC144198475 gene encoding BCL11 transcription factor A-like: MSRRKQGKPQHLSKRDFSPEPLSGIIPEEDCQESPRLGIAQGEPLKGDQDLLTCGQCQSRFPLADILLFIEHKRRQCHGGLCIDKPLDRPPSPPLSSPLSTSSTHSRNHHPRRVRNPVEVAIQVSPRDEDCLSTSLQGIIPKQENITDRDEPSSYTCTTCKQPFTTAWFLLQHAQNTHGFRIYLESEPGSPLTPRVATAPGMGGDCASSQPPLHAVHLAEGSPYSLLRMPGSGSGRDSVSTPREGRYPRTPPLFSPPPRHHLSPDDLALATHHPSAFDRVMRLNSIPLEAPPSMDFSRRLRELAGNATGASPPLSPNRPNPMQRILQPYQPGSKPPFSATPPLSTSQSPSGSRSTPNPTTNAAQPGTPLKAKSCEFCGKTFKFQSNLIVHRRSHTGEKPFKCHLCNHACTQASKLKRHMKTHCQSKSLVLNNKSEDGLSTASSPEPGTSELMGSATNALKSVVAKFKSENNGLLAENGEDEEDDEEEEEEEEEEQEEEEEEEEEEEEEEEEEEEEEVEEEELDGKPPVRDGEEDKNDYRFSLRLEGARHHQNSVALHPRRRSSSKDLADEDSAAMESERADDVSTTTMNGLGPLSTDSLSRKLLGGGISPGSLSPLSKRIKVEKDLEPSTPTIANSENVYSQWLAGYAASRQLKDPFINFTGGDSRQSPFASSSEHSSENGSLRFSTPPGELDGERAASGRSGTGSGASTPHGGSGNGRPSSKDGRRSDTCEFCGKVFKNCSNLTVHRRSHTGERPYKCELCSYACAQSSKLTRHMKTHGQMGKDVYKCEICHMPFSVYSTLEKHMKKWHSDRPLANNIKTE; this comes from the exons ATGTCTCGCCGTAAGCAAGGCAAACCTCAGCATTTGAGCAAACGGGACTTTTCTC CTGAGCCACTATCAGGCATTATACCAGAAGAAGACTGCCAGGAGTCCCCCAGGCTGGGCATTGCTCAGGGTGAACCCCTAAAAGGGGATCAGGACTTGCTGACCTGTGGCCAGTGCCAGTCCCGCTTCCCCTTGGCTGACATCCTGCTGTTCATCGAACATAAACGGAGACAGTGCCATGGGGGTCTCTGTATAGACAAACCCTTAGACAGGCCGCCGTCTCCACCTCTCTCATCACCCCTCTCCACGTCATCCACGCACTCAAGGAACCACCACCCACGCAGGGTACGCAATCCCGTTGAGGTCGCCATTCAGGTGTCGCCGCGCGACGAGGATTGTTTATCGACATCCTTACAAGGAATAATCCCCAAGCAGGAGAATATCACAG ATAGGGATGAGCCCAGCAGTTACACCTGTACCACATGCAAGCAGCCCTTCACCACTGCCTGGTTTCTTCTCCAGCATGCTCAGAACACCCATGGTTTCCGCATCTACCTGGAGAGTGAGCCGGGCAGCCCCCTCACCCCTCGTGTAGCCACAGCTCCCGGGATGGGAGGCGACTGTGCCTCATCCCAGCCTCCCCTTCATGCTGTCCACCTGGCTGAAGGTAGTCCTTACAGTCTACTAAGAATGCCAGGGTCTGGGTCTGGCCGGGATTCTGTATCTACCCCAAGAGAGGGTCGTTATCCCAGGACTCCGCCCCTATTCAGTCCGCCTCCGCGTCATCACCTCAGTCCCGATGACCTTGCCCTAGCGACCCACCACCCCAGCGCCTTTGACAGGGTAATGAGGCTAAATTCAATACCACTTGAAGCTCCCCCAAGTATGGACTTCTCCAGAAGGCTCCGTGAACTTGCTGGTAATGCCACCGGAGCCTCACCTCCTCTCTCCCCTAATCGGCCCAACCCTATGCAACGGATTCTTCAACCCTATCAGCCAGGTTCAAAGCCTCCTTTCTCAGCAACACCACCTCTTTCCACCTCTCAATCAccttctggctccaggtctacCCCCAATCCCACGACCAACGCCGCTCAACCAGGCACGCCGTTAAAGGCAAAGTCTTGTGAGTTCTGTGGGAAGACATTCAAGTTTCAGAGTAACCTTATTGTGCACAGACGTAGCCACACGGGGGAAAAGCCATTTAAGTGTCATCTGTGTAATCACGCATGCACCCAGGCAAGCAAGCTAAAACGACACATGAAGACACACTGTCAGAGCAAGTCTTTGGTGCTTAATAACAAGTCAGAAGACGGCCTTTCAACAGCCAGCTCTCCTGAGCCTGGTACCAGTGAGTTAATGGGCAGTGCCACCAATGCTCTAAAGTCTGTTGTGGCTAAGTTCAAGAGCGAGAACAACGGTCTACTGGCTGAAAAtggagaagatgaagaagatgatgaagaagaagaagaagaggaggaggaagagcaggaagaggaggaagaagaggaggaggaggaggaggaggaggaagaggaggaagaagaggaagaagttgAAGAGGAAGAGCTGGATGGTAAGCCTCCGGTCCGAGATGGTGAAGAGGACAAGAATGACTATCGTTTTAGTCTGAGGTTAGAAGGGGCCCGCCACCACCAGAATAGTGTGGCCCTGCACCCTCGGCGCCGGAGCTCCTCGAAGGATCTTGCCGATGAGGATTCAGCTGCTATGGAGTCAGAGCGGGCAGACGATGTGAGCACAACAACAATGAATGGTCTTGGACCTTTATCCACTGACAGTCTATCCAGGAAGTTGTTAGGCGGAGGCATTAGCCCAGGCTCCCTTAGTCCTCTGTCCAAACGCATCAAGGTTGAAAAAGACCTGGAGCCCTCCACACCCACTATCGCAAACTCAGAAAATGTCTATTCCCAGTGGCTTGCAGGCTATGCTGCCTCACGACAACTCAAGGATCCCTTTATTAACTTTACTGGTGGAGACTCCAGACAATCGCCCTTTGCCTCGTCATCCGAGCACTCATCGGAGAATGGCAGCTTGCGCTTTTCCACCCCACCCGGTGAGCTGGATGGCGAACGGGCGGCTTCGGGACGCAGTGGCACAGGAAGCGGAGCCAGCACACCACATGGTGGCAGTGGTAACGGCAGGCCGAGCTCGAAAGATGGCCGCCGCAGCGACACTTGCGAGTTTTGTGGAAAGGTATTCAAGAACTGCAGCAACCTAACGGTGCACCGACGCAGTCACACTGGAGAGCGGCCCTACAAGTGTGAGCTGTGCAGCTACGCCTGTGCCCAGAGCTCCAAGCTTACACGCCACATGAAAACCCATGGACAGATGGGAAAAGACGTTTACAAATGTGAAATATGCCACATGCCTTTCAGTGTCTACAGTACTCTCGAGAAACACATGAAAAAGTGGCACAGTGACCGCCCTTTGGCGAACAATATTAAGACTGAGTAG